Proteins from one Syntrophales bacterium genomic window:
- a CDS encoding V-type ATP synthase subunit B, translating into MSFEIEYTRIAGISGPLIFVQGVKGVGLGEIVEIRDGSTLRVGETLEVDEDKAVVQVFEGTSGLALEGMRVSFVGRAQEIPVDRAMLGRVFDGLGRPIDGYPQVVTDRRMNVNGLPVNPWSREYPRDFIQTGISAIDGMNTLIRGQKLPIFSGSGMPHNLIAAQIARQAMILTEEEEFTVIFAAMGVKFDVARFFINSLEESGVLTHSAIFLSLADAPSIERLVTPRVALTLAEHLAFDEGMHVLVILTDMTNYCESLRELSSSRGEIPSRKGYPGYLYSDLASIYERAGRLKGFNGSITQMPILSMPSDDISHPVPDLTGYITEGQIVLERELFNRGIYPPIAGLPSLSRLMKDGIGEGRTRGDHAQVAAQLFASYAKVKRIRSLAAIVGEEELSELDKTYLTFGVAFEDEFLRQGEFENRTVEQTLEMGWRMLSYLPQEELYRISREDIQRYYIAEGKG; encoded by the coding sequence ATGTCCTTCGAAATCGAATACACGAGAATAGCGGGAATCTCGGGGCCGCTGATCTTTGTCCAGGGGGTAAAGGGGGTCGGCCTCGGAGAGATTGTCGAGATTCGGGACGGATCGACACTGCGAGTTGGCGAGACACTGGAAGTCGATGAAGACAAGGCGGTGGTCCAGGTCTTTGAAGGTACGAGCGGACTGGCCCTGGAGGGCATGCGCGTCTCCTTCGTCGGGCGCGCCCAGGAAATACCCGTTGACCGGGCCATGCTGGGACGGGTCTTCGATGGGCTGGGACGCCCCATTGACGGGTATCCCCAGGTGGTGACCGACCGGCGCATGAACGTGAACGGGCTGCCCGTCAACCCCTGGAGCCGGGAATACCCCAGGGATTTCATACAGACGGGCATTTCCGCCATCGATGGCATGAACACCCTGATCAGGGGACAGAAACTGCCCATATTCTCCGGTAGCGGTATGCCCCATAACCTCATCGCCGCCCAGATAGCCCGGCAGGCCATGATCCTCACCGAAGAAGAGGAATTTACCGTCATTTTCGCCGCCATGGGGGTCAAGTTCGACGTGGCCCGGTTTTTCATAAACTCCCTGGAGGAATCGGGGGTTCTCACCCACTCGGCAATATTTCTGAGTCTCGCCGACGCTCCTTCGATCGAGCGGCTCGTGACGCCCCGGGTGGCGCTGACCCTGGCCGAGCACCTGGCCTTTGACGAGGGGATGCACGTCCTGGTCATCCTCACGGATATGACCAACTATTGCGAATCCCTCCGGGAGCTTTCCAGCTCCCGGGGCGAAATTCCCTCCCGCAAAGGGTACCCGGGGTATCTCTACAGCGACCTGGCCTCCATTTACGAACGGGCCGGCAGGCTCAAGGGTTTTAATGGATCCATAACTCAGATGCCCATATTGAGCATGCCCAGCGATGACATTTCCCACCCTGTGCCGGACCTGACGGGCTACATCACGGAGGGACAGATCGTTCTGGAGCGGGAGCTCTTCAATCGCGGTATTTACCCGCCCATCGCGGGGCTTCCCTCGCTGTCGAGGCTGATGAAAGACGGTATCGGCGAAGGGCGGACCCGGGGTGACCACGCGCAGGTGGCGGCACAGCTCTTCGCCAGTTACGCCAAGGTCAAGCGCATACGGTCCCTGGCGGCGATCGTCGGGGAAGAGGAACTGTCCGAACTCGACAAGACCTATCTTACCTTCGGCGTTGCCTTTGAAGATGAGTTTCTCCGGCAGGGAGAGTTTGAAAACAGGACTGTCGAGCAGACCCTCGAGATGGGCTGGCGGATGCTGTCGTACCTGCCTCAGGAAGAGCTGTACCGCATCAGCCGCGAGGATATACAGCGATACTACATTGCTGAAGGCAAGGGATAA
- a CDS encoding V-type ATP synthase subunit A, whose translation MDGLIGGRVISVNGPIVKAVGMRGIKMFDIAEVGPERLIGEVIRLLGEVALIQVYEDNTGLKPGDEVVSEGRPLSVLLGPGLIASIYDGIQRPLVGIADLCGSYIEKGIKLSALDTNRKWKFIPSVTAGTTLREGHVIGEIQESYLITHRVVLPPGLSGTLTGIAEAGEYTIEDVVYRMETSRGTYEGKLAGYWPVRTPRPVKQKKNPNIPLVTGQRIIDTFFPIARGGTAAIPGGFGTGKTMTQHALAKWCNADIIVYIGCGERGNEMTDVLTEFPNLIDERNGRPLIERTVMIANTSNMPVPAREVSIYTGVTIAEYYRDMGYSVAIMADSTSRWAEALRELSSRLGDMPAEEGFPPYLATRLAEFYERAGLVETLSGADGDITIIGAVSPPGGDFSEPVTQHTSRFVRCFWALDKTLADARHYPSISWIDSYTEYLHDIESWWKNLDSQWLAVRNAAMNILLEDNRLQQLVKLVGADALPTTQQFTLYVAEMIKNAFLQQNSFDPVDKYCSPEKQLKILKMLVAFYERGMQLVQAGLVLKDITDLEAVTGMVRLKSEIPNKETELIDDYHERLMKEVESLKELVLGV comes from the coding sequence ATGGATGGCCTCATAGGGGGAAGAGTGATTTCGGTTAACGGCCCCATCGTCAAAGCCGTGGGCATGAGGGGCATCAAAATGTTCGATATCGCCGAGGTGGGGCCCGAACGGCTCATCGGAGAAGTCATACGGCTTCTCGGGGAAGTAGCCCTGATCCAGGTGTACGAAGACAACACGGGGCTCAAACCGGGGGACGAGGTGGTTTCCGAGGGCAGGCCGCTGTCAGTCCTTCTGGGTCCGGGGCTTATTGCGAGTATTTATGACGGCATACAGAGGCCGCTTGTGGGCATTGCCGACCTGTGCGGCAGCTACATTGAAAAGGGTATAAAACTGTCCGCCCTGGATACAAACAGGAAATGGAAATTCATCCCCTCCGTAACCGCCGGGACAACGCTGCGGGAAGGGCACGTCATCGGTGAGATACAGGAAAGTTACCTCATAACACACCGTGTAGTCCTTCCGCCCGGTCTTTCGGGTACGCTCACCGGCATCGCTGAAGCCGGGGAATACACCATCGAGGACGTAGTTTACAGGATGGAGACCTCCAGGGGCACATACGAGGGGAAGCTTGCCGGGTACTGGCCCGTACGGACCCCCCGACCGGTGAAGCAGAAGAAGAACCCAAACATTCCGCTGGTGACGGGCCAGCGGATCATCGACACTTTTTTCCCCATCGCCCGGGGCGGAACGGCGGCCATTCCCGGTGGCTTCGGAACGGGAAAGACCATGACCCAGCACGCCCTGGCAAAGTGGTGCAATGCCGATATCATTGTCTACATCGGCTGCGGCGAGCGGGGGAACGAGATGACCGACGTTCTCACGGAATTTCCCAACCTCATCGACGAACGGAACGGACGCCCCCTGATCGAGCGGACCGTCATGATCGCCAACACATCGAACATGCCGGTTCCCGCCCGGGAGGTAAGTATCTACACGGGCGTCACCATCGCCGAATACTACCGCGACATGGGGTACAGCGTGGCCATCATGGCCGATTCAACGTCACGGTGGGCCGAGGCCCTGCGGGAACTTTCGAGCAGGCTGGGCGATATGCCCGCAGAAGAAGGATTCCCGCCTTATCTCGCCACGCGGCTCGCTGAATTTTACGAGCGGGCGGGCCTGGTGGAAACACTGTCGGGAGCCGACGGCGACATCACGATCATTGGCGCCGTTTCACCGCCGGGGGGTGATTTTTCCGAGCCCGTCACCCAGCATACATCGCGATTCGTGCGGTGCTTCTGGGCCCTGGACAAGACGCTCGCCGACGCGCGCCACTATCCGTCCATCAGCTGGATAGACAGCTATACGGAGTACCTCCACGACATAGAAAGCTGGTGGAAGAACCTGGACAGCCAGTGGCTTGCCGTTCGCAACGCAGCCATGAATATTCTGCTCGAAGACAACCGGCTCCAACAGTTGGTCAAGCTCGTGGGGGCCGACGCCCTGCCGACAACCCAGCAGTTCACCCTGTACGTGGCCGAAATGATCAAGAACGCTTTTCTGCAGCAAAATTCCTTCGATCCCGTGGACAAATACTGCAGTCCCGAGAAACAACTGAAAATTCTGAAGATGCTGGTCGCCTTCTACGAGCGGGGGATGCAACTGGTACAGGCCGGTCTTGTTCTTAAGGACATTACCGACCTCGAAGCGGTTACCGGGATGGTGCGCCTGAAGTCGGAGATACCGAACAAGGAGACCGAACTGATAGACGATTATCATGAACGCCTCATGAAAGAGGTTGAATCGCTCAAAGAACTGGTTCTGGGGGTGTGA